In a single window of the Nocardioides plantarum genome:
- a CDS encoding KamA family radical SAM protein, whose product MSIETSLSLGLDNGQPYPYQRVELVEPDWTRFPGWKDVTAEQWASVQWQRAHCVKNVKQLRELLGDLVDDRFYADLERDQAERATMSMLVPPQMMNTMAPHAAVGGPGSLTDAFYADPVRHYMIPVFSDRRTDWSSHPHATRDSLHEHDMWVAEGLTHRYPTKVLAELLPTCPQYCGHCTRMDLVGNSTPTVEKLKFVAKPTDRLASMMDYLRRTPSVRDVVVSGGDVANMPWARLEDFLTRVLEIDNIRDIRLATKALVGLPQHWLQPEVQEGMARVAGIARSRGVSIAIHTHANHANSITPLVAEASRAMLDAGVRDVRNQGVLLNGVNADPHALLDLCFALLDGAQIMPYYFYMCDMIPYSEHWRVSVGDAQRLQHHIMGYLPGFATPRIVCDVPFVGKRWVHQLASYDEVRGISHWTKNYRTSIEMDEGHDMSSTYEYYDPIHTLPAEGQAWWAEHGDLDTSALKAAEVAEASRRMAALQAY is encoded by the coding sequence ATGAGCATCGAGACCAGCCTGTCCCTGGGCCTGGACAACGGCCAGCCCTACCCCTACCAGCGGGTCGAGCTCGTCGAGCCCGACTGGACCCGGTTCCCCGGCTGGAAGGACGTCACCGCCGAGCAGTGGGCGTCGGTGCAGTGGCAGCGCGCCCACTGCGTCAAGAACGTCAAGCAGCTGCGTGAGCTGCTCGGCGACCTGGTCGACGACCGGTTCTACGCCGACCTCGAGCGCGACCAGGCCGAGCGGGCCACCATGTCGATGCTCGTGCCGCCGCAGATGATGAACACCATGGCGCCGCACGCCGCCGTCGGCGGTCCGGGCTCGCTGACCGACGCGTTCTACGCCGACCCGGTGCGCCACTACATGATCCCCGTCTTCAGCGACCGGCGCACCGACTGGTCCTCCCACCCGCACGCCACCCGCGACTCGCTGCACGAGCACGACATGTGGGTCGCCGAGGGCCTGACGCACCGCTACCCCACCAAGGTGCTCGCCGAGCTGCTCCCGACCTGTCCGCAGTACTGCGGCCACTGCACGCGCATGGACCTCGTCGGCAACTCGACCCCGACCGTCGAGAAGCTCAAGTTCGTCGCCAAGCCCACCGACCGGCTCGCCTCGATGATGGACTACCTGCGCCGTACGCCGAGCGTGCGCGACGTCGTGGTCTCCGGCGGCGACGTCGCCAACATGCCGTGGGCCCGGCTCGAGGACTTCCTGACCCGCGTGCTTGAGATCGACAACATCCGCGACATCCGGCTGGCCACCAAGGCCCTGGTCGGTCTCCCCCAGCACTGGCTGCAGCCCGAGGTTCAGGAGGGCATGGCCCGCGTGGCCGGCATCGCCCGCAGCCGCGGGGTGTCGATCGCGATCCACACCCACGCCAACCACGCCAACTCGATCACCCCGCTCGTCGCCGAGGCGTCCCGCGCGATGCTCGACGCCGGGGTGCGCGACGTACGCAACCAGGGCGTGCTGCTCAACGGCGTCAACGCCGACCCGCACGCGCTCCTCGACCTGTGCTTCGCGCTCCTCGACGGGGCGCAGATCATGCCCTACTACTTCTACATGTGCGACATGATCCCGTACTCGGAGCACTGGCGGGTCTCGGTCGGTGACGCCCAGCGGCTGCAGCACCACATCATGGGCTACCTGCCCGGCTTCGCCACGCCGCGCATCGTGTGCGACGTGCCGTTCGTCGGCAAGCGCTGGGTGCACCAGCTGGCGTCGTACGACGAGGTGCGCGGCATCTCGCACTGGACCAAGAACTACCGGACCTCGATCGAGATGGACGAGGGCCACGACATGAGCAGCACCTACGAGTACTACGACCCGATCCACACCCTGCCCGCCGAGGGCCAGGCGTGGTGGGCCGAGCACGGCGACCTCGACACGTCGGCGCTCAAGGCCGCCGAGGTGGCCGAGGCGTCGCGTCGGATGGCGGCGCTGCAGGCTTACTGA
- a CDS encoding type IV toxin-antitoxin system AbiEi family antitoxin domain-containing protein, with translation MDPALLQICDRYGVFLRREAEALGYHDHAISALVKSGEWRRVRHGAYRDGATWDEMTKEQHYAVRCRAAVRQARTKVVLSHKSSANEWAAPLWDVDLTYVDLTRRDERSGRKEAGISQHCGTILDGEVEDRDGLFVMSATRTALEVTTLLDVEHSLVVIDDLLHRTLTDPERLATRYALMNDWPETLHTDLILRLADARAESVGETRLRYLCWAQRLPAPEVNYEVRDESGRVVARVDLAWPSLGVFVEFDGEIKYGRLLGDGESAKDVVVREQRREEMICRLTGWVCVRVVWADLARPRQTADRIRAKFVPAAA, from the coding sequence ATGGACCCCGCACTGCTCCAGATCTGCGATCGCTACGGCGTCTTCCTGCGCCGGGAGGCCGAGGCGCTCGGCTACCACGACCACGCGATCAGCGCGCTCGTGAAGAGCGGCGAGTGGCGGCGGGTGCGTCACGGGGCCTATCGCGACGGCGCCACCTGGGACGAGATGACCAAGGAGCAGCATTACGCCGTGCGCTGCCGCGCCGCCGTGCGCCAGGCGAGGACCAAGGTCGTCCTGAGCCACAAGAGCTCGGCCAACGAGTGGGCAGCTCCGCTGTGGGACGTCGACCTGACCTACGTCGACCTCACCCGTCGCGACGAGCGCTCCGGTCGCAAGGAGGCCGGCATCTCGCAGCACTGCGGCACCATCCTCGATGGTGAAGTCGAGGACCGGGACGGTCTGTTCGTGATGAGCGCGACGCGCACGGCGCTCGAGGTGACCACGCTGCTCGACGTCGAGCACTCCCTGGTCGTCATCGACGACCTCCTTCACCGAACGCTGACCGACCCTGAGCGCCTCGCGACGCGCTACGCCCTGATGAACGACTGGCCCGAGACCCTCCACACCGACCTGATCCTGCGCCTCGCCGACGCACGCGCCGAGTCCGTCGGCGAGACCCGGCTGCGCTACCTGTGTTGGGCGCAGCGGCTTCCCGCACCCGAGGTCAACTACGAGGTCCGCGACGAGAGCGGCAGGGTGGTCGCCCGCGTCGACCTGGCGTGGCCGTCCCTCGGCGTCTTCGTCGAGTTCGACGGCGAGATCAAGTACGGACGTCTGCTCGGGGACGGCGAGTCGGCCAAGGACGTCGTCGTGCGCGAGCAGCGCCGTGAGGAGATGATCTGCCGGCTCACCGGGTGGGTGTGCGTGCGCGTCGTCTGGGCCGACCTCGCCCGGCCTCGCCAGACCGCCGACCGGATCCGGGCGAAGTTCGTTCCCGCCGCTGCTTGA
- a CDS encoding Lrp/AsnC family transcriptional regulator has protein sequence MTTELEATDRKILELLAADGRMSFTDLGKATGLSTSAVHQRVKRLEQRRLILGYGATVNHEEVGLPLTAFISIRPIDPSQPDDSPDRLRAINEIESCWSVAGEESYILKVRVSTPAALEDLLARVRAAANVSTRTTIVLSTPYETRPVVGV, from the coding sequence GTGACGACCGAGCTCGAGGCCACCGACCGCAAGATCCTGGAGCTCCTCGCCGCCGACGGCCGGATGTCCTTCACCGACCTCGGCAAGGCAACCGGGCTGTCGACCTCCGCGGTGCACCAGCGGGTCAAGCGGCTCGAGCAGCGCCGGCTGATCCTGGGCTACGGCGCGACCGTCAACCACGAGGAGGTCGGCCTGCCGCTGACGGCCTTCATCTCGATCCGCCCCATCGATCCCTCCCAGCCCGACGACTCGCCCGATCGGCTGCGCGCGATCAACGAGATCGAGTCGTGCTGGTCGGTGGCGGGGGAGGAGTCCTACATCCTCAAGGTCCGCGTCTCGACGCCCGCGGCGCTCGAGGACCTGCTGGCTCGCGTGCGCGCCGCGGCCAACGTGTCGACGCGCACGACGATCGTGCTGTCGACGCCGTACGAGACCCGGCCGGTGGTCGGGGTCTGA
- a CDS encoding 5'-3' exonuclease produces the protein MRRVTGTPTDPGRLLLLDSASMYFRAFFGMPEYAAPDGTNVNAVRGMLDYISRLVEQYQPTDLVCCWDDDWRPQWRVDLIPSYKAHRVVEEVASAPDVEEVPDPLGVQVPILRQVLEAFGICVIGAPGYEADDVIGTLATGAGQPVDVVTGDRDLFQLVDDSAEGGAVRILYIGKGVGRHEQVTEQWVRDKYAIEARQYADFATMRGDASDGLPGVAGVGEKTAATLLQKYADLDGIVAAAADPGSGLATGPRAKINAARDYLAVAPTVVAVARDIDLDRSRTALPSTPADPERLVDLVARWSLDTPVNRLLGVLAG, from the coding sequence ATGCGCCGGGTGACCGGCACCCCCACCGACCCTGGCCGCCTGCTGCTGCTCGACTCGGCCTCGATGTACTTCCGCGCGTTCTTCGGGATGCCCGAGTACGCCGCCCCCGACGGCACCAACGTCAACGCGGTCCGCGGGATGCTCGACTACATCAGCCGGCTCGTCGAGCAGTACCAGCCGACCGACCTCGTGTGCTGCTGGGACGACGACTGGCGGCCGCAGTGGCGCGTCGACCTGATCCCGTCGTACAAGGCGCACCGCGTGGTCGAGGAGGTGGCCAGTGCCCCGGACGTCGAGGAGGTGCCCGACCCGCTCGGGGTGCAGGTGCCGATCCTGCGGCAGGTGCTCGAGGCGTTCGGCATCTGCGTGATCGGCGCCCCCGGCTACGAGGCCGACGACGTCATCGGCACCCTCGCCACCGGCGCGGGCCAGCCGGTCGACGTCGTCACCGGCGACCGCGACCTGTTCCAGCTGGTCGACGACTCTGCCGAGGGGGGTGCCGTCCGCATCCTCTACATCGGCAAGGGCGTCGGGCGCCACGAGCAGGTGACCGAGCAGTGGGTGCGCGACAAGTACGCCATCGAGGCCCGCCAGTACGCCGACTTCGCCACCATGCGCGGCGACGCCTCCGACGGGCTTCCCGGCGTGGCCGGCGTCGGGGAGAAGACCGCGGCGACCCTGCTGCAGAAGTACGCCGACCTCGACGGCATCGTCGCCGCCGCGGCCGATCCCGGGTCGGGTCTCGCGACCGGCCCGCGGGCCAAGATCAACGCCGCGCGCGACTACCTGGCGGTGGCGCCGACGGTCGTCGCGGTCGCCCGCGACATCGACCTCGACCGCTCGCGCACCGCACTGCCCAGCACGCCCGCCGACCCCGAGCGGCTCGTCGACCTCGTGGCGCGATGGAGCCTCGACACCCCCGTCAACCGGCTGCTCGGGGTCCTCGCGGGGTGA
- a CDS encoding NAD(P)H-binding protein: MSATDAFEIRTTPTSGLRWLTGMAVAFTVLMAMLALACLVGLLTQDVGGADAFAAAVIGGVGAYGAAVGARSVRGLRAAAEPELLARLDGDGLHLREGIVVSDDPEQEVPDHLGWSTVPWGWVRAVSHTTLDLRAAKALGSDVPLEVLRFTLADDRLLDDAPFETTHLAAPARLLSLTPTQVRTVLVGEAGHTDFTAAVGWLAARQPHLAVLTGTTLPWWTRATPDAWPESPRVAVVGASGRLGRLVVELLAGREKAPPVAVARNEAARAGLERLGAEVRMVDLEQGPAAVADALRGCAAVIHLAPTSPAVVVEAARRAGVTRFLLVPGAWNGDELVALAATSGLAWTALRPTLLTDDLPTGEVLLGQDVAPGPVPRGDLAEVLVAAIRDEDAVGGAFQVAGAPAPPGITSD; the protein is encoded by the coding sequence GTGAGCGCCACCGACGCCTTCGAGATCCGGACGACGCCGACCAGTGGCCTGCGCTGGCTGACGGGCATGGCCGTGGCCTTCACGGTGCTCATGGCGATGCTCGCGCTCGCGTGCCTCGTCGGGCTGCTCACCCAGGACGTCGGCGGTGCCGATGCCTTCGCGGCGGCCGTGATCGGCGGGGTCGGGGCCTACGGTGCCGCGGTCGGCGCGCGCTCGGTGCGCGGGCTACGGGCCGCCGCCGAGCCCGAGCTGCTCGCCCGGCTCGACGGCGACGGGCTCCACCTGCGCGAGGGCATCGTCGTCTCCGACGACCCCGAGCAGGAGGTGCCCGACCACCTCGGTTGGTCCACGGTGCCGTGGGGCTGGGTGAGGGCGGTCAGCCACACGACCCTCGACCTGCGGGCGGCCAAGGCGCTGGGCAGCGACGTACCGCTCGAGGTGCTGCGCTTCACCCTCGCCGACGACCGGCTGCTCGACGACGCCCCGTTCGAGACCACCCACCTCGCGGCGCCCGCCCGGCTGCTGTCGCTCACGCCCACCCAGGTCCGCACGGTCCTGGTCGGCGAGGCCGGCCACACCGACTTCACCGCGGCCGTGGGCTGGCTCGCCGCCCGGCAGCCGCACCTCGCGGTCCTCACCGGTACGACGCTGCCGTGGTGGACCCGCGCGACCCCGGACGCTTGGCCCGAGAGCCCACGGGTGGCCGTGGTCGGCGCGTCGGGCCGTCTGGGACGCCTGGTCGTCGAGCTGCTGGCCGGTCGCGAGAAGGCCCCGCCGGTGGCCGTCGCGCGCAACGAGGCGGCTCGGGCCGGCCTCGAACGCCTGGGCGCCGAGGTCCGGATGGTCGACCTCGAGCAGGGCCCGGCCGCGGTCGCCGACGCCCTGCGCGGATGTGCCGCTGTCATCCACCTCGCCCCGACCTCGCCGGCCGTGGTCGTCGAGGCCGCCCGGCGCGCGGGCGTGACGCGGTTCCTGCTGGTCCCGGGGGCCTGGAACGGCGACGAGCTCGTCGCGCTCGCGGCCACCAGCGGCCTGGCCTGGACCGCGTTGCGCCCGACGCTGCTCACCGACGACCTGCCGACCGGCGAGGTGCTGCTGGGTCAGGACGTCGCACCCGGACCCGTGCCGCGCGGCGACCTGGCCGAGGTCCTGGTCGCCGCCATCCGCGACGAGGACGCCGTCGGCGGGGCCTTCCAGGTCGCCGGCGCCCCGGCGCCGCCGGGCATCACCTCGGACTAG
- a CDS encoding DEAD/DEAH box helicase, whose translation MSTPPNAPDDHDQPSAAERYAASRRTAKHPVLKDFAAHYEFGLDDFQQHACREIEEGRGVLVAAPTGSGKTVVGEFAVHLALTTGRKAFYTTPIKALSNQKFHDLVARYGPEQVGLLTGDNVINGEAPIVVMTTEVLRNMLYAGSRTLIGLGFVVMDEVHYLADRARGAVWEEVIIHLPESVTLVSLSATVSNAEEFGEWLATVRGETTTIVEERRPVPLFQHVMVGRRLLDLFASSDVDAAAGFVKEGAPVNHELLKVARDDFAASRMKDRRTPKGQPRKGPQSGNGRRVWIPSRPEVIDRLQRERLLPAIVFIFSRVGCDAAVQQCLGAGVHLTTPAERDEVIAYVEGATRHLPADDLHVLGYHDFLEGLSRGVAAHHAGMLPAFKAVVEELYLRGLCKVVFATETLALGINMPARTVVIEKLSKWNGETHADITPGEYTQLTGRAGRRGLDVEGHGVVLWQPGTNPRDLAGLASTRTYPLRSSFRPSYNMAVNLVHHFGRSRSRELLEQSFAQFQADKAVVGLARQLAKSDDALAGYVEAARCHLGDFMQYAGLRQRIGEVEKSASRSRRTDRRDEVIESLRHLKVGDVIQVPVGKFAGYAVVTDPGWNPDSPRPMVVTADRQARRLAMIDFPTPVAAVARLKVPKSFSGRNPQMRRDLASALVDKTHGLAPPPPGSARGGAGRSSAPHSGAVGDEIDDLRARLRAHPCHSCPDREDHARWAERWFKLDRDAATLRRRIEQRTNTVARQFDRVCEVLTALGYLDGDVVTDRGKHLMRLYGETDLLAAEALRLGLWDGLTPSGLAAALASLIYETRRADDNRVPRIPGGDIGDAIEATRRLWVDLDALEREHRLDFLRPPDPGFAWLAYRWAEGDDLDDLLGPSDLSAGDFVRWTKQLLDLAGQVADAAGDSPLRRTAREVMGLLKRGVVAYSSLVED comes from the coding sequence ATGAGCACCCCCCCGAACGCCCCCGACGACCACGACCAGCCGAGCGCCGCCGAGCGCTACGCCGCCTCCCGTCGTACGGCGAAGCACCCGGTGCTCAAGGACTTCGCCGCCCACTACGAGTTCGGCCTCGATGACTTCCAGCAACACGCCTGCCGCGAGATCGAGGAGGGCCGCGGCGTCCTGGTCGCCGCGCCCACCGGGTCCGGCAAGACGGTCGTCGGCGAGTTCGCCGTGCACCTGGCGCTCACCACCGGGCGCAAGGCGTTCTACACGACACCGATCAAGGCCCTGTCCAACCAGAAGTTCCACGACCTCGTCGCCCGCTACGGCCCCGAGCAGGTCGGCCTGCTCACCGGCGACAACGTGATCAACGGCGAGGCGCCGATCGTCGTGATGACGACCGAGGTCCTGCGCAACATGCTGTACGCCGGCTCGCGGACCCTCATCGGGCTCGGCTTCGTCGTGATGGACGAGGTGCACTACCTGGCCGACCGCGCGCGGGGCGCGGTGTGGGAGGAGGTCATCATCCACCTGCCCGAGTCGGTGACCCTGGTGTCGCTCTCGGCGACGGTCTCCAACGCCGAGGAGTTCGGCGAGTGGCTGGCCACCGTGCGCGGCGAGACCACCACGATCGTCGAGGAGCGCCGCCCGGTGCCGCTCTTCCAGCACGTCATGGTCGGGCGCCGCCTGCTCGACCTGTTCGCCTCCTCCGACGTCGATGCGGCCGCCGGCTTCGTCAAGGAGGGGGCCCCGGTCAACCACGAGCTGCTCAAGGTCGCCCGCGACGACTTCGCCGCGTCGCGGATGAAGGACCGCCGTACGCCGAAGGGCCAGCCGCGCAAGGGGCCGCAGTCGGGCAACGGGCGCCGGGTCTGGATCCCGAGCCGGCCCGAGGTGATCGACCGGCTCCAGCGTGAGCGCCTGCTGCCGGCGATCGTGTTCATCTTCAGCCGGGTCGGCTGCGACGCCGCGGTCCAGCAGTGCCTGGGCGCCGGCGTCCACCTCACGACGCCGGCCGAGCGCGACGAGGTCATCGCCTATGTCGAGGGCGCCACCCGTCACCTGCCGGCCGACGACCTCCACGTGCTGGGCTATCACGACTTCCTCGAGGGGCTGTCGCGCGGCGTCGCCGCGCACCACGCCGGGATGCTGCCGGCGTTCAAGGCCGTCGTCGAGGAGCTCTACCTGCGCGGGTTGTGCAAGGTCGTCTTCGCCACCGAGACCCTCGCCCTCGGCATCAACATGCCGGCCCGGACCGTGGTCATCGAGAAGCTCTCGAAGTGGAACGGCGAGACCCACGCCGACATCACGCCGGGGGAGTACACCCAGCTCACGGGCCGTGCCGGACGCCGCGGCCTCGACGTCGAGGGCCACGGCGTCGTGCTGTGGCAGCCGGGCACCAACCCGCGCGACCTCGCCGGTCTGGCCTCGACGCGCACCTATCCGCTGCGCTCGTCGTTCCGCCCGTCGTACAACATGGCGGTCAACCTCGTGCACCACTTCGGGCGGTCGCGCTCGCGCGAGCTGCTCGAGCAGTCGTTCGCGCAGTTCCAGGCCGACAAGGCCGTCGTCGGACTCGCTCGCCAGCTCGCCAAGAGCGACGACGCCCTGGCGGGCTACGTCGAGGCGGCCCGATGCCACCTCGGCGACTTCATGCAGTACGCCGGGCTGCGCCAGCGCATCGGCGAGGTCGAGAAGTCGGCCAGCCGGTCGCGTCGTACGGACCGGCGCGACGAGGTCATCGAGTCCCTGCGCCACCTCAAGGTCGGCGACGTGATCCAGGTGCCCGTCGGCAAGTTCGCCGGGTACGCCGTGGTCACCGACCCCGGCTGGAACCCCGACAGCCCGCGCCCGATGGTCGTCACCGCCGACCGCCAGGCGCGCCGGCTCGCGATGATCGACTTCCCGACCCCGGTGGCCGCGGTGGCCCGCCTGAAGGTGCCCAAGAGCTTCTCCGGGCGCAACCCGCAGATGCGCCGCGACCTGGCCTCGGCGCTGGTCGACAAGACCCACGGCCTCGCACCGCCCCCGCCGGGTTCGGCGCGCGGTGGAGCGGGCCGCTCCTCGGCGCCCCACTCCGGGGCGGTCGGCGACGAGATCGACGACCTGCGTGCCCGGCTCAGGGCACACCCGTGCCACTCCTGTCCCGACCGCGAGGACCACGCCCGCTGGGCCGAGCGCTGGTTCAAGCTCGACCGCGACGCCGCGACCCTGCGTCGGCGCATCGAGCAGCGCACCAACACCGTGGCCCGCCAGTTCGACCGGGTCTGCGAGGTGCTGACCGCGCTGGGCTACCTCGACGGCGACGTGGTCACCGACCGCGGCAAGCACCTGATGCGCCTCTACGGCGAGACCGACCTGCTCGCGGCCGAGGCCCTGCGCCTCGGGCTCTGGGACGGTCTCACCCCCTCCGGGCTCGCCGCCGCCCTGGCGTCGCTGATCTACGAGACGCGGCGGGCCGACGACAACCGGGTGCCCCGGATCCCGGGTGGCGACATCGGCGACGCGATCGAGGCCACCCGCAGGCTGTGGGTCGACCTCGACGCCCTCGAGCGGGAGCATCGCCTCGACTTCCTGCGCCCACCCGACCCGGGGTTCGCGTGGCTGGCCTACCGCTGGGCTGAGGGCGACGACCTCGACGACCTGCTCGGCCCGAGCGACCTCTCGGCGGGTGACTTCGTGCGCTGGACCAAGCAGCTGCTCGACCTGGCCGGCCAGGTCGCCGATGCCGCGGGCGACTCCCCGCTGCGTCGTACGGCGCGTGAGGTGATGGGTCTGCTCAAGCGCGGCGTGGTCGCCTACTCCAGCCTGGTGGAGGACTGA
- a CDS encoding diacylglycerol kinase, protein MSSARREIALLANPVAGMGRAAGVADEALARLRAAGIVVHALAGRDADEALDLARAAVADGVDALVVVGGDGIVNLGLQATATTPTPLGIVPAGTGNDVARYVGLTRKDPLAATDRVVRALTTGSRRTFDLARTGGRFYATVLAAGFDALVNERANRMTWPRGQMRYNLATLLELRTFEPRPYVLDLDGRTLTTEAMLVAIGNGPSFGGGLRIAEGALLDDGLLDVVIIKPISKPELVRTYPRLFKGTHTTHPQYERHLVRRVTVAAPGIVGYADGERFGPLPLTIECVPAALEVLA, encoded by the coding sequence GTGTCGTCGGCCCGTCGTGAGATCGCCCTGCTGGCCAACCCCGTGGCCGGCATGGGCCGGGCGGCCGGGGTCGCCGACGAGGCGCTGGCACGGCTCCGAGCGGCGGGGATCGTCGTGCACGCCCTGGCCGGACGTGACGCCGACGAGGCACTCGACCTGGCCCGGGCAGCAGTCGCCGACGGCGTCGACGCCCTCGTCGTGGTCGGCGGCGACGGCATCGTCAACCTCGGCCTGCAGGCGACGGCGACCACGCCGACCCCCCTCGGCATCGTGCCGGCCGGCACCGGCAACGACGTCGCCCGCTACGTCGGCCTGACCCGCAAGGACCCGCTGGCCGCGACCGACCGCGTCGTGCGGGCCCTGACCACCGGGAGCCGTCGCACCTTCGACCTCGCGCGCACCGGTGGCCGCTTCTACGCGACGGTCCTGGCCGCCGGGTTCGACGCGCTGGTCAACGAGCGGGCCAACCGGATGACCTGGCCCCGTGGCCAGATGCGCTACAACCTGGCCACCCTGCTGGAGCTGCGCACCTTCGAGCCGCGCCCCTACGTGCTCGACCTCGACGGTCGCACGCTGACCACCGAGGCGATGCTCGTCGCGATCGGCAACGGCCCGTCGTTCGGCGGCGGGCTGCGGATCGCCGAGGGGGCCCTGCTCGACGACGGCCTGCTCGACGTGGTGATCATCAAGCCGATCAGCAAGCCCGAGCTGGTGCGCACCTATCCCCGGCTCTTCAAGGGCACCCACACCACGCACCCCCAGTACGAGCGGCACCTGGTCCGCCGGGTGACCGTGGCGGCCCCCGGCATCGTCGGGTACGCCGACGGCGAGCGGTTCGGACCGCTGCCGCTGACCATCGAGTGCGTCCCTGCAGCCCTGGAGGTCCTGGCATGA
- the tatC gene encoding twin-arginine translocase subunit TatC produces the protein MSIVGVARLFVGKPVHPVGDDGRMALTDHLRELRARLLKSVAVILVVLVASLFFFDQIYDAVYWPANRAQDALPAGQLVLSTNGPGAGLLIYLKLCGFASLVISAPFWLYQIWAFILPGLHARERRFTRIFAAIAGPLFLAGAALGYVTLAKGIEILVGFNPDGLTNLVSFDDYLSFFSRTILVFGIAFEIPLFVVLLNLAGVLKGKTLGAYRPWMIVGVFVFAAIATPSADPFTMSLMAVPMVLLFLISEVIARYNDRRRAKKNPFAGLDPDEISVI, from the coding sequence GTGTCCATCGTCGGCGTCGCGCGGCTCTTCGTCGGCAAGCCCGTCCACCCCGTCGGCGACGACGGGCGGATGGCGCTCACCGACCACCTGCGAGAGCTGCGCGCCCGGCTGCTGAAGTCCGTCGCGGTCATCCTGGTCGTGCTGGTCGCCTCGCTGTTCTTCTTCGACCAGATCTACGACGCCGTCTACTGGCCGGCCAACCGGGCCCAGGACGCGCTGCCCGCCGGACAGCTGGTGCTCAGCACCAACGGCCCCGGCGCCGGGCTGCTCATCTACCTCAAGCTCTGCGGGTTCGCCTCGCTGGTCATCTCGGCCCCGTTCTGGCTCTACCAGATCTGGGCGTTCATCCTGCCCGGCCTGCACGCGCGCGAGCGACGCTTCACCCGCATCTTCGCCGCGATCGCCGGACCGCTGTTCCTCGCCGGCGCCGCCCTGGGCTACGTCACGCTGGCCAAGGGCATCGAGATCCTGGTCGGGTTCAACCCCGACGGGCTGACCAACCTGGTCAGCTTCGACGACTACCTGTCGTTCTTCAGCCGCACCATCCTCGTCTTCGGGATCGCCTTCGAGATCCCGCTGTTCGTGGTGCTGCTCAACCTGGCCGGCGTCCTCAAGGGCAAGACCCTGGGTGCCTACCGGCCGTGGATGATCGTCGGGGTCTTCGTGTTCGCCGCGATCGCCACCCCCTCGGCCGACCCCTTCACGATGTCGCTGATGGCCGTGCCGATGGTCCTGCTGTTCCTGATCTCCGAGGTCATCGCGCGCTACAACGACCGCCGTCGCGCCAAGAAGAACCCCTTCGCCGGCCTCGACCCGGACGAGATCTCCGTCATCTGA
- the tatA gene encoding twin-arginine translocase TatA/TatE family subunit: MINPLLGMPQGAEWLVILAIVILVFGAAKLPDLARGTGQALRIFKNETKGLRDDDDDTKPTPKPTPASEISAPEATPAAPAAPVAQPVVTDEVPVVPETDVRPHTNS, from the coding sequence ATGATCAACCCACTGCTCGGCATGCCGCAGGGCGCGGAGTGGCTCGTCATCCTCGCGATCGTGATCCTCGTCTTCGGTGCCGCCAAGCTTCCCGACCTCGCTCGCGGCACCGGTCAGGCGCTGCGCATCTTCAAGAACGAGACCAAGGGTCTGCGCGACGACGACGACGACACCAAGCCCACCCCGAAGCCGACGCCGGCCTCGGAGATCTCGGCACCGGAGGCCACTCCGGCGGCCCCGGCCGCTCCCGTCGCCCAGCCCGTGGTGACCGACGAGGTCCCGGTCGTCCCCGAGACCGACGTCCGCCCCCACACCAACAGCTGA